The DNA sequence AACATTTGTATATTCTTTCAAAAGCTGAGTTTTCACGATTGACCGGAAATTTAAACGGAGCAATTTTTCTTTATGAAGAAGCTATACGCAGCAGCGAAAAGATTGGTTCGCACAGCTATTCCGGACTGGCCTGCGAACTTGCTTCCAAATTCCACTTTTCAATTGGAGGCAAAAGATCCGGGCTAGCGTTGCTTAGTGAAGCCTGTCAGTATTATCGTCAGTGGGGAGCAACTGCAAAAGTTAAAAGACTTATTGATGATCACCGCCTTTTACAAACTGATACTGCAGCACCATTTGCTCTAACTGAACGAAATCAAGCTATTAATTCATCCAAAAGCAACTATTCACTTGATATATCTACTGTAGTAAAAGCCTCTCAGGCTATCTCTGGTGAAATTGTTCTAAACAGGCTTTTAGATAAGCTCATGCGTATCGTTATTGAAAATGCAGGAGCTCAGAAGGCAACACTTCTACTCACCAACAAAAATAGCCTTGAACTTACAGCTCATGCATTTGTTTCCAAGCACGGTGTAACAACACGTGTTAACCCTACGGACAATCGAGATCTATATTGTATAAGTATTGTAAATTATGTTCTTCGCTCAAAAGACAATATAGTCTTGCGGGATGCAGGATCGCAAGGTCCCTTCACTATAGACAGCTACATTATCAGAACCAAACCTAAATCAATTCTGGCTATGCCTGTTGTTAATCAGCAGCTTATGCGCGGAGTCCTTTATCTTGAAAACAACCTCAGCCCCGGAGTTTTTACAGAAGACCGTCTTGAAGTTTTGAACCTTCTTTGCTCACAGGCTGCAATTTCTATTCAGAATGCACGGCTCTATTCCGAGTTAAGAGATTCTGAAACCCAACACAGAACTTTGCTTGAAAGCATCAATGTAGGTGTATTTCGTGCAGGCGCAGATATTGACGGTGAACTGCAAAAAGGAAATCGGGCTCTTGCAGAAATGTTCGGCTACAATAATTGGAATGAATTCAAATCAACGCCCATGCGCTCTCTCTATGTAGACCACAAAATACATCAGGCAATTCTTAACGAATTGGTGGCAGGAAAAGTCATACGTGACATGGAAATAAACATGCGCCAACGCGATGGCACACCAATATGGATTAGCATGACAGCCACCATGCATGAAGACAATAACGAAAGAGAAAACTGCATTGAAGGCGTACTTGAAAATATTACCGAAAAAAGAAAAACCCGTGAGCTGGAGCGGGCAAAAGTTGCAGCAGATGCGGCCAATAAAGCAAAAAGTGATTTTCTGGCAAGTATGAGCCATGAAATTCGTACCCCCATGAACGCAATTCTCGGTATGGCAGAGATGCTTTGGGAATCAAAGCTTAGCAAAGTACAACGGAACTATGTTAAACTTTTTAAGAATGCCGGAGAAAATCTTCTCTTACTTATTAATGACATTCTGGACCTCTCTAAAATTGAAGCAGGTCAAATTGACATTGAGAAAATAGACTTCAAACTGGAAGATCTTTTCGAAGAAATCGGATCAATCTTTGCTTTAAGAGCTCAAAGCAAAAAGATAGCGTTCTGCTGGTATATTGATCCAGATATTCCTCAAATAGTAACCGGAGATCCGACCCGACTCAGACAGGTAATAGTAAACCTTGTCGGGAATGCCCTTAAGTTTACTGATGCAGGAACAATTACTTTCGATGCGCAGCTGACTGACACAGGATTTCTTCGTGTTCTTATCAAAGACTCCGGTGTAGGTATCCCTACCCAAAAAATGAATACTATCTTTGATACATTTTCTCAGGCAGATTCATCAACCACACGTAATTTCGGAGGAACAGGGCTGGGCCTTTCCATCTGTAACAGCATGGTTAAGAGTATGGGGGGAGGAATATACGTAAGCAGTGAAAAAGGAAAAGGGTCAACTTTCGCATTTACTGTCAAAACTGATTTTCCAGTACAACCTAAAATTCAACAAATATTAAAAGGATCAACCATTTTAATGGTAGACCAAAAAACTATTTGTCGTGAATTTCTTTGTCAAAGTCTGACCGATGTAGGTGCAAAAATTTATTCAGCTGAAAATATTACGCAGGCATCAACTTATGCTGCTGAAATATCTCTTGCACAATCAGATAATAAAATTCTCTTAATCGGTAGCCCTTCAGGTGATGATGATTGTTTTGAAATGCTTAAAAAACTTAAAAAAAATTTATGTTCAGACTGGAAAATTATTCTGATAATGGATTCCAGGCCACAGCCTAGAGCAACAACCAGAGCAAAACAGCTTGGAGCATCATTTGTTCACAGGCCCGTGCATCCAATCGCGATTGTTGAGGAAATTAAGTATTCAAGAATAGATTTCAGCAACCTGAAAGGAGCCGACAACGAAGATGACAGTAACGACGCTCATGTTGAAAAAAATATACCAAAAACAAAGGATAAGAAACACGTCCTTCTTGTGGAAGACTCAGAAGACAATAGAATAGTTATTAATCTTTTCCTTAAAAAGACTCCTTATCAACTCTCGTACGCAGAGAATGGCAAAGAAGGTTTGGAGAAATACATTGCCGGAAATTATGACATCATTCTGATGGATATTCAGATGCCTGTCATGGACGGATACGAAGCAACCAAAGCAATCAGGGAATATGAAAAAGAAAACAATAAAATTGAAACCCCTATACTGGCTCTTACAGCAAATGCTTTTCAGGAAGATGCTCAGCGCTGTATTGAATGCGGGTGTACAGCACATATGGCTAAACCCGTAAAAAAGAAAAAGCTACTACATGCTTTAGAAAAAAATCTGCCCCCTATTTCTGATGACGAGCAATCACCAGCGACGGGTTAAAACAGACTTCCATGCTCCTGAAATGTTCTCACTATAACCAGAACCTACAGCCTCTAGAGGCGTCATTGTGCCCAAAAGTCTTATTGCAAATGGTTTCATAAGTCGTAACGGATAATTTTCATCTTCAAGCTGAAAAGAATTATCCCTATTAAGTTCTGTCAACATTTCCGTTGAGCTGCGCCCGACCAGTACTGCTTCAGGAAAAAAACCAGCCTTTGACGTCTGCTCAGCAAGCCCGTCAAATAATGTCTTGCAAATAAATATAAAGTCTTCTTTCCAAAGACTGCGTCCAACGCTGGGTAGAGTTTCATTGCTGACAAAATGTAATTCCTTACTCTCCAAAAAACCGTAACTTTCAACCTTCTTTGCATCTGCAACAATTACATTTCCCAACCCCATTTTTCCCAGCACTGTATTCGTGCGCTCTGCAACAATCTGATTTCTTTCTATTCCAACCAGTGAAACAGCATTAAAACCATTTCGACGCGCCTGCACGCTCATAGCAAGCATCAAAATACCTGTGCCGGAACCAATATCAAGTCCGGTGAAAACCTCTCCCCCCAAATGGGGTCTAGACTCAGCAATCGCTTTAAAAATATGAGCACTTTTAGGTAAATCAGCCAGCATGCATAAAGCAAATCCGTATGAAAGCAACTCTTGACGCAAGGCAAGGCAATTTTCCAAAACATCACTGCCAAGGCGCCTATGAACAAACTGATCAAAAAGCAGTGAAATATCTCGCAAATCAAGCACTGACTCATGAGACCCTGGATAAACATAAGTATGAAAAAATTTAACCAAAATATTCATTAAAATAGGCCCGTCTAAATCCAAATCAGGATTACCGGCCTGCTCAAGATCAGAAATAAGTGAAGTTTTACGGTATAATTCAACAGGAATAACCGACTCAGACATGGGAGGACGTTGCAACAATTTCAGGCTGGCTTTCTGTATCATTTTTCTTATCCTACTCTGCATTTTGGACAAAATGTAAACACATATACTATATAACCTGTTTTACAATCTAATGCCACTGGGCAAAAAAATATCGATAGAATATAAGCAGGCATTCTCAAGAATAAAATTACATTTTCAGGAGACTCCGTTTAAATGAATCCAAATAAAAATGCAAAATTTATTCTTTTATGATGCTCTGCCATTAAACTTGCACTTGACCTTTGCGCCAATCCTGATACGCACTTTCCAGCACTTGCTGTAAACGGACCTCTTTTTTACTACTTAGATTGAGCAATATGCTTCAACGTCTTTTACAGCATCAATTAAACTAAAAATTAATCCCGCTATTACAGGAAATATATCAATGTCTGAAAATATCGATATCAATATCAAGAAAGAAGTTGAACGCAGAAGAACTTTCGGCATCATCAGTCACCCAGATGCAGGTAAAACAACACTTACTGAAAAACTTCTTCTTTATGGCGGAGCTATTCAGATGGCCGGAACAGTTAAATCCCGTAAAGCAAACCGCCATGCAACATCTGACTGGATGGCAATGGAACAGGAGCGCGGAATTTCCGTAACAACTTCTGTTATGAAGTTTAATTACCATAATTATGAAATTAACCTTCTTGATACTCCCGGTCACCAGGACTTCTCCGAAGATACATATCGAGTACTTACCGCAGTAGACTCCGCTCTTATGGTAATTGACTGTGCCAAGGGCGTTGAGACCCAAACCAAAAAGCTCATGGAAGTCTGCCGGATGCGTGATACTCCCATCATCACCTTCATCAATAAGATGGACCGTGAGGGAATCGATCCATTTGATTTGCTGCAAGACATTGAAGACACATTGCAAATAGAATGTGCGCCCTTAAGCTGGCCCATCGGTATGGGGTCTGATTTTAAAGGGACATACAATATTTACAAAGGAGAGCTGCATCTCTTTTCTGCCATTCACGGCGGGGCCATCCAGAAAGGAGAGGTTATTAAAGATCTGAGCAGCTCCAGACTTGACGAACTGCTTGGTGATCAGGCTGAGCAACTCCGTGAAGAATTGGAATTACTTGAAGGAGCAGGCTACCCCTTTGATAAAGAACGGTATCTTGCAGGTAAACAGACTCCGGTCTTTTTCGGTAGTGCCATTAATAACTTTGGTGTGCAGGAAATGCTGGATTCTTTTGTTGAGCTGGCCCCGTATCCACGTCCAAGAGCAACTACAACTCGTGAAGTTTCGCCTTTTGAAAAAGACTTTTCAGCGGTGGCATTTAAGATTCAAGCAAATATGGATCCAGCTCACCGTGACCGCATTGCATTCATGCGCATTTGCTCCGGTAAATTTACCCGCGGAATGAAAGTGCAGCACCATCGCATTGGTAAAGAAGTACAGATTGCCAATGCCACAATATTTATGGCTCAGGACCGTACAGGGGTCGAAGTGGCGTTTCCAGGAGATATTATAGGTGTACACAACCACGGAACCATAAAAATCGGCGACACTTTTACCTCCACCAAAGAAGAATTGAAATTTACAGGCATCCCTAACTTTGCACCGGAGCATTTCCGAAGGGTGATTCTTAAAGATCCGCTTAAAAGCAAGCAGCTCAATAAAGGATTACATCAGCTTGCCGAAGAAGGCGCTGTGCAGCTTTTTAAACCACTTGGTAACAATGACAATATCCTTGGTGCAGTCGGAATGCTGCAGTTTGATGTTATCATCTCACGCCTTAAAGATGAGTACAGTGTCAGTGCATTGTATGAACCGGTTGAATATCATACAGCCCGCTGGCTGCACTCCGATGACATCAGAGAACTTGATGGCATCAAAAAACGCTATCCTCGCTTTGTAGCTCTTGACGGTGATGAAAACTTAACTTTTCTTGCACCAAGTCAATGGCGCTTACAGCAGGCTGAAGAAGAATGGCCAAAAATTGAATTTCGTAAAACAAGGGAACATCAATAATCTATCAAAACACGAATGTGCTTAATTTGTAACATAGGGTTGACGAACCCTTCATAGACTAATATCCAAGAGCAGATCAATTAAAGCTTCTGGTCGGAGCGGCGCTGAGCATGGAGGTCTTAAGTCCTTAAGCATTTATCGCAAAAACTGACCGGGCTATAATTAGTTGTGAATAAACGACAAATTAATATCCTGCCCGCCCGTGATTTTTCAGGCCTATTTTCCTGAAGCATCACGGGCCGGTAGGAACTATCTGTTACTAATTGTAACAGTATATTTTCAACAATTACCGGAACTTTTTCATATTTATGCAATTACCTGAAAAGTATAAAAGAAAATTTACAAAAGCAGAAATAAATGAACTTCCC is a window from the Maridesulfovibrio zosterae DSM 11974 genome containing:
- a CDS encoding peptide chain release factor 3, which produces MSENIDINIKKEVERRRTFGIISHPDAGKTTLTEKLLLYGGAIQMAGTVKSRKANRHATSDWMAMEQERGISVTTSVMKFNYHNYEINLLDTPGHQDFSEDTYRVLTAVDSALMVIDCAKGVETQTKKLMEVCRMRDTPIITFINKMDREGIDPFDLLQDIEDTLQIECAPLSWPIGMGSDFKGTYNIYKGELHLFSAIHGGAIQKGEVIKDLSSSRLDELLGDQAEQLREELELLEGAGYPFDKERYLAGKQTPVFFGSAINNFGVQEMLDSFVELAPYPRPRATTTREVSPFEKDFSAVAFKIQANMDPAHRDRIAFMRICSGKFTRGMKVQHHRIGKEVQIANATIFMAQDRTGVEVAFPGDIIGVHNHGTIKIGDTFTSTKEELKFTGIPNFAPEHFRRVILKDPLKSKQLNKGLHQLAEEGAVQLFKPLGNNDNILGAVGMLQFDVIISRLKDEYSVSALYEPVEYHTARWLHSDDIRELDGIKKRYPRFVALDGDENLTFLAPSQWRLQQAEEEWPKIEFRKTREHQ